A single genomic interval of Nonomuraea rubra harbors:
- a CDS encoding DUF742 domain-containing protein, producing MASWHNGEQEPERSSLVRMYAVTGGRTTPRTELAMEALVSSATSAQLGTTYAREYRAISELCRQVRSVAEISALLSVPLGVARVLVADMEADGLVKVYQPQLEAGLPDRGLLERVLSGLRRL from the coding sequence ATGGCATCGTGGCACAACGGTGAGCAGGAGCCCGAGCGAAGTTCGCTCGTCCGCATGTACGCCGTCACCGGCGGCCGCACCACCCCGCGTACGGAGCTGGCCATGGAGGCCCTGGTGTCGTCGGCCACCTCGGCGCAGCTCGGCACCACCTACGCGCGCGAGTACCGGGCGATCAGCGAGCTGTGCCGGCAGGTGCGCTCGGTGGCGGAGATCTCCGCGCTGCTCAGCGTGCCGCTCGGCGTGGCGAGGGTGCTGGTCGCCGACATGGAGGCGGACGGGCTGGTCAAGGTGTACCAGCCGCAGCTGGAGGCGGGGCTGCCCGACAGGGGACTGCTCGAAAGGGTGCTGAGTGGACTTCGCAGGCTCTAG
- a CDS encoding roadblock/LC7 domain-containing protein encodes MKELSQAARDVNWLVSGFVEEVPGVAHAVVVSADGLPMAYSRGFPKDRADQLAAIAAGLVSLTGGAARVFEGGGVTQTLIEMERGLLLVMSISDGSCLAVLAAPDCDMGLVAYQMTILVERAGQVLTPAVRAELSATRQW; translated from the coding sequence ATGAAGGAGCTGAGCCAGGCCGCCAGGGACGTCAACTGGCTGGTCAGCGGCTTCGTCGAGGAGGTTCCCGGCGTGGCGCACGCCGTGGTCGTCTCCGCCGACGGCCTGCCCATGGCGTACTCCAGAGGGTTCCCCAAGGACCGTGCCGACCAGCTCGCCGCCATCGCGGCCGGCCTGGTGAGCCTGACCGGGGGAGCGGCGCGGGTCTTCGAGGGCGGCGGGGTCACCCAGACCCTCATCGAGATGGAGCGCGGCCTGCTGCTGGTGATGTCGATCAGCGACGGGTCCTGCCTCGCGGTGCTGGCCGCGCCCGACTGCGACATGGGCCTGGTCGCGTACCAGATGACGATCCTGGTGGAGCGCGCGGGGCAGGTGCTCACACCTGCCGTACGGGCGGAGCTCTCCGCCACGCGCCAGTGGTGA